Proteins encoded in a region of the Phoenix dactylifera cultivar Barhee BC4 chromosome 3, palm_55x_up_171113_PBpolish2nd_filt_p, whole genome shotgun sequence genome:
- the LOC103715278 gene encoding calcium/calmodulin-regulated receptor-like kinase 1 — MKDVSWGLIIGVTIGVVIGLLLATAALFCIRFRKQHAQIGSSSSRRPSTIPLRANGVDTCTELSDSTAGQESPKFAEEASTSLWLEGPQRKNLVSVSGIPKYCYKDLQKATSNFTTLLGQGAFGPVYKAQMSTGETVAVKVLATNSKQGEKEFQTEVLLLGRLHHRNLVNLVGYCAEKGQHMLIYEYMTNGSLDSHLYGEKHEALSWDWRITIALDVARGLEYLHDGAVPPVVHRDIKSSNILLDRSMRARVADFGLSREEMVGHHASIRGTYGYLDPEYISSKSFTKKSDVYSFGVLIFELITGRNPQQGLMEFVELAAINAEGKIGWEEIADSRLDGIFDVQELNDVAALAYKCIRRISRRRPSMRDVVEALTHVVKARHSKKHHSKQSLPLSAEEESTDQEPSDLQTSFFEHYRGESVDSLSDLPDV; from the exons ATGAAAGACGTGTCATGGGGACTGATCATAGGGGTGACAATAGGGGTGGTGATTGGGCTGCTTTTGGCTACAGCTGCTCTCTTCTGCATTAGGTTTCGGAAGCAGCATGCGCAGATAGGGAGTAGCAGTTCAAGGAGGCCTTCGACCATCCCCCTGCGTGCCAATGGTGTTGACACTTGTACAGAACTCTCGGACTCGACTGCGGGTCAGGAGTCCCCCAAATTCGCTGAGGAAGCGAGCACGTCCTTGTGGTTGGAGGGACCTCAGAGAAAGAATTTGGTCTCAGTTTCTGGGATTCCCAAATACTGTTACAA GGACTTGCAAAAAGCAACTAGTAATTTTACAACGTTGCTAGGTCAGGGAGCATTTGGTCCTGTTTATAAAGCTCAGATGTCTACTGGTGAGACAGTTGCTGTCAAAGTGCTTGCTACTAATTCTAAGCAAGGGGAGAAGGAGTTTCAAACTGAG gtTCTACTTCTTGGGAGATTGCATCACCGGAACCTTGTCAATTTGGTGGGTTATTGTGCAGAGAAAGGACAACATATGCTAATATATGAGTACATGACTAATGGCAGCCTCGATTCTCACTTGTACG GTGAAAAGCATGAAGCATTGAGCTGGGACTGGAGGATTACTATAGCTCTAGATGTTGCTAGAGGCTTAGAGTATCTTCATGATGGG GCTGTTCCACCTGTAGTGCATCGTGACATCAAGTCTTCAAACATATTATTGGACCGGTCCATGAGAGCTAGG GTTGCGGACTTTGggctttcaagagaagaaatggTTGGCCATCATGCATCTATCAGGGGAACTTATGGTTACCTCGATCCAGAGTATATATCATCAAAGTCATTCACCAAGAAAAGTGATGTATATAGTTTTGGCGTTTTAATATTTGAGTTGATCACAGGCAGGAACCCACAACAGGGCCTTATGGAATTTGTTGAGCTT GCTGCAATAAATGCTGAGGGAAAAATTGGGTGGGAGGAAATAGCAGACTCCCGGTTGGATGGTATATTCGATGTTCAAGAACTAAATGATGTGGCAGCCCTTGCATACAAGTGCATCCGCAGAATCTCCAGAAGGCGACCTTCCATGAGAGATGTGGTCGAAGCACTGACCCATGTTGTGAAAGCAAGACACAGCAAAAAGCACCACAGCAAGCAGTCCTTGCCTCTCTCGGCAGAGGAAGAATCCACAGATCAAGAACCATCAGATCTTCAGACTTCGTTTTTTGAACATTACAGAGGGGAGTCGGTTGACAGCTTATCTGATTTGCCTGATGTTTGA